The window ATACTTCTCAGCCGGATTATTGGCAGGAAGTAAAAAAGACAGCGGGTGATTATCCATCCACTTATCATATGGTGTACCCTGAATGTTACCTTGAAACAACCGACGCGGCCGAATATTCCGCCGGCATCAATGCCGCGATGGAATGTTACCTTTCCGGCGGCGTTTTTCGGGAAGTAAAAAACAGCTATTTCTATGTAGAGCGCACTTTGGCGGACGGAAAAATCCGCCGCGGCGTGATGATGGCGCTCGATTTGGAGCAATACCGGTATGAGGCCGGCAGCAAAACGCCGATTCGCGCAACAGAGGGGACTGTACTGGAACGGATCCCCCCACGTGTGAAAATCCGCCGCAACGCTCCACTGGAGCTGCCGCATATTATGATTTTGATTGACGACAGCGCATGCGGCGTAATCGAAAAGATTGACCATACGGATTTGAAACTTGCGTATGAAGGAAAACTGATGCAGAACAGCGGGAACATCCGCGGGTTCAGCCTGAATCCGACGGCTGCCGCAAAGCTGGAAAATGCGCTCGACAGCCTGCCGATTAGGGATAACCTGCTTTTTGCCGTCGGTGACGGCAACCATTCGCTTGCAACCGCCAAGGCCTGCTATGAAGAATTGAAGAAAACGCTGTCTCCGCAGGAAGCCGCGGCTCATCCCGCGCGCTGGGCATTGGTGGAAGTTGTGAACCTGTATGACGAATCCCTGCAATTTGAACCGATTCACCGTGTGGTATTCCAGACAAAGCCGGAAGAACTGATGCGGGAACTGCGTCGGTTCTATGATATTTCCGATATCCCCTGCAAAGGGCATCAAATTACCTGTGTACTGGGAAAGCAGAAAAACGACATTTGGGTAAAAAATCCTCCGTCCAATCTGGAAGTCGGCACGCTGCAAAAATTTCTGGATTCGCGCCTTGCGCAGGTGGGCGGAAAAGTTGATTACATACACGGTGATGAGGTGGTTGAGCGGCTTTGCGCCGGCGATGAAGAGGCTGTCGGATTCCTGCTTCCGAAAATGGAGAAAAGCAGCCTGTTTAAGACGGTCGCCGTTGACGGTGCGCTCCCCCGGAAGACTTTTTCCATGGGGCACGCCTGTGACAAGCGCTTTTATATGGAGTGCCGCAAAATCAAATGAATGATTGGTACCGGTGGGACTGTATCCCGCCGGTTTTTTCTGTTCTATCACGCGAATTTTTAGAAAAAATGTCAATGTTTGAATAGCCCCTTTATAATGTAGGACAATTGTGATACTATTAAAGATAAATTATGTTGAAACGGCTGCTTTCAGGCGGCGGAACGGGGGAAATATGTCTGACGTTATCAGAGTATTTGTGGAAAAGAAACCCGGCTTCGATGTTGAAGCACAGCACATCAAAACAGATCTTGTAGAAAATTTGGGTATGAATGCAATTGAGGAGCTTAGGCTGATTAACCGGTATGATGTATCCGGTCTTATGAAAGAAGAATTTGCCGCCGCAAGGGGCACTATTTTTTCCGAACCCAATGTGGACGACGTTTATGATGAAGTTTATCCGGCATCGGCGGGTTTTACCGTATTTGCCATGGAATATCTGCCCGGTCAGTATGACCAGCGTGCCGATTCCGCCGCCCAGTGTATTCAACTTTTAACGCAGGGGGAGCGTCCGCAGGTAATTACCGCCCGTGTGATTGCCGTAAAGGGTAATTTAAATGAAGAAGAATTGAATAAAATAAAGAGTTACATGGTGAACCCTGTTGAGAGTCGCCTTGCCTCTTTAGCAAAGCCCGAAACCCTCGATGTAGAAGCGGATGTTCCGCCGGATGTCGCTCGCGTGACGGGCTTTATCAGTTGGAGCGAAAAAGAACTCCAGAAATTTTATAAGTCCATGGGCTTTGCCATGAGTTTTGAAGATTTGGCGTTCTGCCGCGATTATTTCTTAAAGAGTGAGAAGCGTGACCCCAGTGTGACCGAGCTGCGCGTAATAGATACCTACTGGAGCGACCATTGCCGCCATACCACTTTTTCAACAAGGCTTGAGAATATCACAATCGAAAAGTCGGCGGTCAGCGGGGCGATTGAAGATGCGCTCAAAGCGTATTATGAGGCGCGTTCCGAGGTGTACGGCGAAACGGACCGCCCTGTCTCCTTAATGGACATGGCGGTGATCGGTATGAAGCTCCTGCGCAAAAGGGGAATGATACCGGATCTTGATCTGAGCGAAGAGATCAACGCCTGTTCCATTGAAGTTCCGGTCACCGTGGACGGGGAAGAACAGACATGGCTGGTGCAGTTTAAGAACGAAACCCATAACCATCCGACCGAAATTGAGCCGTTCGGCGGAGCGGCAACCTGCCTTGGCGGCGCAATCCGCGATCCGCTTTCCGGCAGGGCATATGTCTATCAGGCAATGCGCGTGACCGGTTCCGGTGACCCGCGTATTCCTTTCGAAGGTACTCTTCCGGGGAAACTGCCCACACGAAAAATCACAACGGGAGCGGCGCAGGGCTACAGCTCCTACGGCAATCAGATCGGCCTTGCGACCGGTCAGGTGACGGAATTGTACGACGCGGGGTATGTCGCGAAGCGTATGGAAATCGGCGCGGTTATCGGCGCATCTCCTAAAGAGAATGTTGTCCGTTTTGAGCCGGATGAAGGCGATATTATCGTGCTTCTGGGCGGCAGCACCGGGCGCGACGGCTGCGGCGGCGCCACGGGTTCGAGCAAAGCGCACACCGAGCAGTCCATAGAGGTCTGCGGTGCGGAGGTACAGAAAGGCAATCCGCCTACCGAGCGTAAAATCCAAAGATTATTCCGTCACCCGCAGGTCGCACAGCTGATTAAGCGGTGCAACGATTTCGGTGCCGGCGGTGTTTGCGTCGCCATCGGCGAACTTGCGGACGGTCTGAAAATAGATTTAAATCAAGTCCCTAAAAAATATGAGGGCCTTGACGGAACAGAACTTGCCATTTCCGAATCGCAGGAAAGAATGGCGGTGGTGCTTTCACCAAAGGATGTCGACGCATTTATTGCGGCGGCAAATGACGAAAACCTCAACGCGCAGGTTGTCGCCGTTGTAACGAAAGAGCCGCGTCTGCGCATGAAGTGGCGCGGCGATACCATTGTGGACGTCAGCCGCGCGTTTCTGGATACCAACGGTGTTACGCAGAAAAACAGCGTGACGATAGAAGCCGCCGATCCTGACCGGTATTACAGAAAATTAGTGCCGGAATGCTTAAAAAACAAACCTCTTGGCAAAGCGTTTGAAGAAAATCTCTCACGGCTTGAGGTTTGCGGTCAAAAGGGCCTGTCGGAGCGGTTTGATTCGAGTATCGGTGCGGCGACCGTTTTGATGCCGTTTGCCGGAAAATATCAGCTGACCCCGGAAGAGGCAATGGCTGCGAAAATCCCGGTGATGCACGGCGAGACGGACGACGCCACCGCGATGTCCTACGGCTACATTCCGGGTATCGCACGGTTCAGCCCATTCCACGGCGCCGCATACGCGGTTGCGGAAAGCCTTTCAAAGCTGGCCGCCATCGGTGCGGACCCGCTGAAAGCCAGACTGACCTTTCAGGAATATTTTGAAAGACTGAATACCGATCCGAAACGCTGGGGCAAACCAACCGCCGCGCTTCTCGGCGCATTGAGCGCACAGCTTGGCATGGGTCTGCCGGCCATCGGCGGCAAGGACAGCATGAGCGGTACCTTTGAGCAGTTGGATGTTCCGCCGACGCTGGTCAGCTTTGCCGTCGCCATGACAAAAGCGAGCAGGACGATTTCTGCGGCATTTAAAAATCCGGGCGCAACCGTGCTGCTTCTTCCGCTGCCGGAAAATTCCGATACGTTACTGCCTGACTGGGATAAAATGAAGGAATACTACGCCGGTATTTTCAATATGATACAAAAATACGGAACAGTGGTTTCCGCATCCGTCATCAAAGAGGGCGGAATAGCCGCGGCTGTTGCGAAAATGTGTTTTGGCAACAAACTGGGTTTTGTATTTGATAAGGCAGTATTGGATGAGAAAATGCTGTTTGCTCCGACCTCCGGTTCTCTTATTGTGGAATTGGCCGTAGAAAAAAATGCCGTGATCAATGATGATTTTCATCCTGTCGTTTTGGGCAAGATTAATGCAGAGCCGCAGATCATTCTGGGCAGCGAAACGTTAAGCATTGAGACGCTGATTTCAGCATGGTGCGGCACGCTTGAGAAGATTTTTCCGAATCGGTCGGAGGATCAGCCGATTACACGCGAAGTTCCGCTCAGTATTGAGCGCAGTCAAAAAGCGCCCGCGATCAAGGCCGCGAAGCCCCGTGTCTTTATTCCGGTGTTTCCGGGAACAAACTGCGAATATGACAGCGCCCGTGCTTTTGAGCGTGCGGGAGCGGAGCCTGAAGTTCTTGTTGTGCGCAATTTGACTTCCGCCGATATAGAATATACAATTGAACGGATGGAGAAAGCCATCCGTCAGTCGCAGATCATCATGCTGCCGGGCGGATTTTCCGGCGGTGATGAGCCGGATGGCTCCGGCAAATTCCTTGCGACTGCGTTCCGCAATCCGAAGATCGCCGAAGCGGTCAGTGATCTGCTGAAAAACCGTGACGGCCTGATACTTGGTATCTGCAACGGTTTTCAGGCATTGATCAAATTGGGACTTGTGCCATACGGCGGAATTAAGGAGCCGGATGAAACTGCGCCGACATTGACTTTTAATACGCTTGGGCGCCACGTTTCCCGCATGGTATACACCCGTGTGACCTCAGTCAAATCCCCATGGTTCGCAGGGGTAAACGCGGGCGACATGTTCGCGGTGCCTGTTTCCCACGGGGAGGGGCGCTTTGTCGCGAGTGACGAAGTGATGCGGAAATTAATCGACGGCGGCCAGATTGCAACCCAGTATGTTACTCCGGACGGTACTCCGAGCGGCAGCGTCGAGTGGAATCCCAACGGCTCCGTTTGCGCGGTTGAGGGCATTACCAGCCCGGACGGCCGCATCCTTGGCAAGATGGCCCACTCCGAGCGCAGGGGAAAAGACCTGTATGCAAATGTTCCCGGAGAGAAGGATCAGATGATCTTTGAATCAGGTGTAAAATATTTCAAGTAATACGGGTGAAGAATAGAATGAGTGAATTTTTCAGAAGAACCTGGGCCGAGGTCAGCCTTGACGCAATCGACCACAATTTTCAGATTATTAAAAAGCAATTAAATCCGCAAACACTGGTCTGCTGTGTAATCAAGGCGGACGCCTACGGTCATGGTGCCGAAACCCTTGCAAAAGAGTATGAAAAATTGGGTGCGGACTGGTTTGCCGTTTCAAATCTGGAGGAGGCAATGCAAATCCGCAGCGCGGGAATTTGCCTGCCGATCCTGATTTTAGGTTATACTCCGCCCAGCATGGCCGCGCAGCTGAGCGAACTGAACATTGCACAGACGGTGCTTTCCACCGGGTACGGCGAATCGCTCTCCACGGAAGCTGCGAAAGCCGGCGTTACGGTGCGTGTTCATATCAAGCTCGACACGGGGATGAGCCGTATCGGCTTTATGTATCAGAATCCGGGCCGGGATGCAGATGTGATTGATGAGATCGAAAAAGTCTGTAAGTTGCCGTCCCTTGACGCCGAGGGTATTTTTACCCATTTTGCCGTTGCGGACGAGGGCAACGACGGACGCGCCTATACCATCATGCAGTTCGACAATCTGATGAAAGCAACTGCGCTTTTGGAACAGCGCGGCATCGTTTTCCAAATCCGGCACTGCGCAAATTCCGCCGCGATTTTTGACTACCCTGACATGCAGCTTGACATGGTGCGTCCGGGGGTCATTCTGTATGGCCTGATGCCGTCGGATATGATGAAAAATACCATTGATCTCATGCCCGCCATGGAACTGAAAAGTATCGTATCGCTGGTTAAAATGATCGAGCCGCAGACCAGCGTCAGCTACGGCCGGAAATACATCGCGAAAAAGCCGGTTAGAATTGCGACTGTACCGATTGGCTATGCGGACGGCTACCCGCGGCATCTCTATATCAGAGCAAGTATGCTTGTACGCGGGCATAAGGCAAAGATCATCGGACGGGTATGCATGGATCAGCTTATGCTGAACGTGACTTCCGTACCGGACGTGCAAGAGGGTGATGTCGTGACGGTGTTCGGCCGCGACGGAGACGCCTGTATTACACTGGAAGAGCTTGCCGCGTATAACAACACCATCAACTATGAGCTTGTCTGCATGATCTCAAAGCGTGTGCCGCGCATTTATTATAAGAATGGGAAAGAAGTCGGCGAACTGAATTATATTTGCAAGTAAATCGCTTTTAATAGGGGCTGTTGCAAAATAGCTCTGAATAATAAAAATACACAAAAAGTTAGCCTGAAAGAACGTTTTACAACGCTTTTTCAGGCTTTTTC of the uncultured Caproiciproducens sp. genome contains:
- a CDS encoding phosphoribosylformylglycinamidine synthase — protein: MSDVIRVFVEKKPGFDVEAQHIKTDLVENLGMNAIEELRLINRYDVSGLMKEEFAAARGTIFSEPNVDDVYDEVYPASAGFTVFAMEYLPGQYDQRADSAAQCIQLLTQGERPQVITARVIAVKGNLNEEELNKIKSYMVNPVESRLASLAKPETLDVEADVPPDVARVTGFISWSEKELQKFYKSMGFAMSFEDLAFCRDYFLKSEKRDPSVTELRVIDTYWSDHCRHTTFSTRLENITIEKSAVSGAIEDALKAYYEARSEVYGETDRPVSLMDMAVIGMKLLRKRGMIPDLDLSEEINACSIEVPVTVDGEEQTWLVQFKNETHNHPTEIEPFGGAATCLGGAIRDPLSGRAYVYQAMRVTGSGDPRIPFEGTLPGKLPTRKITTGAAQGYSSYGNQIGLATGQVTELYDAGYVAKRMEIGAVIGASPKENVVRFEPDEGDIIVLLGGSTGRDGCGGATGSSKAHTEQSIEVCGAEVQKGNPPTERKIQRLFRHPQVAQLIKRCNDFGAGGVCVAIGELADGLKIDLNQVPKKYEGLDGTELAISESQERMAVVLSPKDVDAFIAAANDENLNAQVVAVVTKEPRLRMKWRGDTIVDVSRAFLDTNGVTQKNSVTIEAADPDRYYRKLVPECLKNKPLGKAFEENLSRLEVCGQKGLSERFDSSIGAATVLMPFAGKYQLTPEEAMAAKIPVMHGETDDATAMSYGYIPGIARFSPFHGAAYAVAESLSKLAAIGADPLKARLTFQEYFERLNTDPKRWGKPTAALLGALSAQLGMGLPAIGGKDSMSGTFEQLDVPPTLVSFAVAMTKASRTISAAFKNPGATVLLLPLPENSDTLLPDWDKMKEYYAGIFNMIQKYGTVVSASVIKEGGIAAAVAKMCFGNKLGFVFDKAVLDEKMLFAPTSGSLIVELAVEKNAVINDDFHPVVLGKINAEPQIILGSETLSIETLISAWCGTLEKIFPNRSEDQPITREVPLSIERSQKAPAIKAAKPRVFIPVFPGTNCEYDSARAFERAGAEPEVLVVRNLTSADIEYTIERMEKAIRQSQIIMLPGGFSGGDEPDGSGKFLATAFRNPKIAEAVSDLLKNRDGLILGICNGFQALIKLGLVPYGGIKEPDETAPTLTFNTLGRHVSRMVYTRVTSVKSPWFAGVNAGDMFAVPVSHGEGRFVASDEVMRKLIDGGQIATQYVTPDGTPSGSVEWNPNGSVCAVEGITSPDGRILGKMAHSERRGKDLYANVPGEKDQMIFESGVKYFK
- the alr gene encoding alanine racemase, producing MSEFFRRTWAEVSLDAIDHNFQIIKKQLNPQTLVCCVIKADAYGHGAETLAKEYEKLGADWFAVSNLEEAMQIRSAGICLPILILGYTPPSMAAQLSELNIAQTVLSTGYGESLSTEAAKAGVTVRVHIKLDTGMSRIGFMYQNPGRDADVIDEIEKVCKLPSLDAEGIFTHFAVADEGNDGRAYTIMQFDNLMKATALLEQRGIVFQIRHCANSAAIFDYPDMQLDMVRPGVILYGLMPSDMMKNTIDLMPAMELKSIVSLVKMIEPQTSVSYGRKYIAKKPVRIATVPIGYADGYPRHLYIRASMLVRGHKAKIIGRVCMDQLMLNVTSVPDVQEGDVVTVFGRDGDACITLEELAAYNNTINYELVCMISKRVPRIYYKNGKEVGELNYICK
- a CDS encoding DUF1015 domain-containing protein, whose amino-acid sequence is MLHPYFKPADILLPKNVPTENWCVVACDQYTSQPDYWQEVKKTAGDYPSTYHMVYPECYLETTDAAEYSAGINAAMECYLSGGVFREVKNSYFYVERTLADGKIRRGVMMALDLEQYRYEAGSKTPIRATEGTVLERIPPRVKIRRNAPLELPHIMILIDDSACGVIEKIDHTDLKLAYEGKLMQNSGNIRGFSLNPTAAAKLENALDSLPIRDNLLFAVGDGNHSLATAKACYEELKKTLSPQEAAAHPARWALVEVVNLYDESLQFEPIHRVVFQTKPEELMRELRRFYDISDIPCKGHQITCVLGKQKNDIWVKNPPSNLEVGTLQKFLDSRLAQVGGKVDYIHGDEVVERLCAGDEEAVGFLLPKMEKSSLFKTVAVDGALPRKTFSMGHACDKRFYMECRKIK